CGAGGGCAAATTATGGATATGGATGCCTTTGGCAATGTATGGGCCATAAAAGAGGATTCCGTTTTTAGAGTCGAACTTAGCAATGTTCAGCAGGTTTTTGAACCAATTAATTTTGTTGCTAAAGTCACGCATAATGCAAGAGTAAGTAAAATAATAAAAGACAGCGAAGGAGACTTTTGGCTTGGAACTAATGGTTATGGAATTGTTAGAATTAAGGAAAAGAAAAAAAGAGCTGATAATTACGTAGAAAATAAATCTGCTTGGCAAGTTTATATAGATTCTAAGTCTAATGTCTATTCTTGGGAATTTAATAAACTATTTAAAAGTGATAAAAATGGGAAGGATTTTACTCAAATAGATTCTCATATAGCTCAAGGTTCTTTAATTGAAGCCAAAGATGGCACATTTTGGAAGCTCATTAGAAATCAGAAAAATAGTCCGAATATCTTTCTTGAGCACCTAGATTCCGATTTTAGGTTAATCAAAACATATGATTTTGATAGAGTGACAGGTATCCCGTATCTCAGGTTTTTAGAAAATCACCAAGGACAATTGGTATTTGTGGGCTTTACAGGTGAGCTGATTAGGTTTGACCCATCAAATGAGACTTTCAGTTATTTCGATTTTTCTAGCAAGTTTTTATTTGGTTCGAGGGGGGCGTTACACATTTATGAAGATAGCTCTAAAGAAATTTGGGTTTCAGGGGAGTCTGGACTTTTAAGAATCACCCCAAAATCAGAAGCCTATTCTTTCAGGGGGTATAAATATGATGCAAATGAGACAAAAGGTCTTCCGAGTAATTTTATAACCTGTTCGGTTGACCATCCAGGTGACCCCAGACATTTTTTATTAGTTGGTACCCATAGTAGTGGAATGCTTAAACTCAATAAAGACTCAGAAGAGTTTGAACGTATAAGTACTAAAGATGGGCTCCCTTCAAATAATGTGGCAGGCATTATTCCGGAAAGTTCAAACAGGGTATGGCTTAGTTCAAATCTAGGCATAGTGGTGTATGACTTTAAGAGTAAATTATCAAAACTCTTTAATAGTAGAGATGGCCTAAGTTCAGATGAATTTAACATGGGTTCTTTTCTGAAAGGTAAAAATGGGGAGTTTGTTTTTGGGGGAATAAGAGGAGTAAGCGTTTTACAGCCTTCACTTTTAAACAAATTTAAGAGTGAAATCAATCTCAAGTTTGTTGACCTAAAAATCAACAATAAAAGCATAAGGCCATTTGACGGGTCAAATATTCTTAAAGAGGCCATTGAATATAGGCCATTTGTGGAACTATCACATGATCAGAATAATATTGGTCTAGAGTTTACCGACCTAAATAAAGGAGTGAACAGGCTAAGGTATAGGCTAAAAGGTGCTAGCGATAGTTGGGTAGAGATAGGTGCCAGTGGAGTTGTGAATTATACCATGCTTCCGCCGGGGAGGTATAGTTTTGAATTAGCAAATTCGTCTTTAGATTTTGGCGAAGAAAAGGCTGCTTTGAGCCTAGATTTTGAAATTAAGTCGCCTTGGTATTGGAATTGGTTAAGTATATTGGTGTACGTTCTAATAGCTAGTTTGGTGGTTTATACAATTTTGAAAAATCAAAGCAAGCAAATCAGACTAAAGCAGGATGCATTATTTAATGCGAAAGAGAAAACTAGATTGGCGGAGTTAGACGAGTTAAAGTCTAATTTCTTTACCAACGTTTCTCATGAATTAAAAACACCTCTTACGCTTATAGAAGGTCCAATAAATGAGCTAAATAAGAAATATCCTGACGAAGGGCTCTTTAAACTTATAAAGCCAAATGTAAAAAGGCTTAGGCAGCTAATGTATCAAATATTGGATGTGCAAAAACTAGAAGCTGGAAAAGTGAATTATCATATTCAGAGAGACGATTTAGCAAAATACTTTAGGCTTCATGTTTTTTCATTTGAGTCGCTTGCAGAGTCTTATGGTATTCGTTTAGAGTTTCAACAAAATGCGGATGAATTCTTCGCTTTTTTTGATAAAGATAAACTGAACAAGATTATTGATAACCTTATCTCTAATGCCATAAAGTATAATCAGAAGGGTGGAAGAGTGAAAATTAAAGTAGTTTATCACGAAAATCCACAGAAACTAACTGTTAGTGTAACGGACACTGGAGTAGGTATTTCGGAAAAAGACCTACCTATGATTTTTGATAGATTCTTTCAAGTTCAAAACAGTAATTTAGAAGGCACTGGAGTTGGGCTTTCATTAGTGAAAGAGCTTGTTTCGGCACTAAAAGGTACTATTGATGTAAAAAGTAAAGAAGAGGAGGGAACTACATTCTTAGTCTCAATCCCTGTGGATCAAGAGACTTGGAGTGCTTATGTGAATAAAGAGGAATTAATAAAAGGGCCAGAAGTTGAAACAATAGCGATTCAAAAAGAACCTTCTGTAAGAAAGTCTGACAAAGAATTACTGCTTTTGGTAGAAGATAATCCCGACATGCAGGAATACTTGAAAATACTTTTTGAAGACAAATATGACATCATTCAGGCTTATAATGGAGCGGAAGGGATTGAAAAAGCTAATGCGGAGGTTCCTGACTTAATAGTGTGTGATTTAATGATGCCAATCATGGATGGCTTTGAGTTTAGTAGAAAAATTAGAGCGAATGATGTGGCTAGTCATGTGCCTATTATCATGCTTACCGCAAAGTCTTCTAAAGAAAGTAGGCTGGAGAGTTTAGAAATAGGTGTAGATCTTTATTTGACTAAGCCTTTTGATTCAGATGAGTTAAACAGTGCCATTAGGAGTTGTCTTGAAAATAGGAAAACACTTAGAAGTGTTTATAAAGACAATGCCATGGAGGTGAAAGTCTCAGTAGAAACGGAAGTAAATGTTTGGGAGAAAGAATTTATGGATTCCCTTAGAGCATTCTTAGAAAACCACCACCAAGATTCAAGCTTAGGGGTTAGGGCTATGGCCGAGAGTTTAGGAATGAGCGACTCACAACTGAGAAGAAAACTAAAGAGCATTAGTTCATATTCTCCAAATGAGTTTATCAGAAAGTTTAGATTAGAAAAGGCCGAAATGTATTTAAAAGAGGGTACAAAATCGGTGTCTGAAATTGCCCTTGAAGTGGGTTATGAAAGCCTTTCTTATTTCTCCAAGAGATTTCAGCAAGAGTATGGTTGTTCGCCATCTGAGT
This sequence is a window from Arcticibacterium luteifluviistationis. Protein-coding genes within it:
- a CDS encoding hybrid sensor histidine kinase/response regulator transcription factor translates to MIIQKAYKFTLKCIVINIFFANFLFAQVNSYEIISVADGLSQGMVFDIIQDEEGFVWVATKYGLNRYDGNRFETFLHSPDEPYSLPTNQITALCQDKKGRIWIGTAEEKLIVFEPRTQRFYYSNLGINVSSGFPNNLISAIHEDDYGNIWFGSSEGQILKIELSEKIKETLDGLEPDISAELNVISLESIRGEDNEIMSFSGVSKNTLWALADGYFFDIEIEKNTTTYVDIPDNSLYDGNNYLSSSFIKEADYSLFFTNKYISKFSKGKVEILKELYFRRGQIMDMDAFGNVWAIKEDSVFRVELSNVQQVFEPINFVAKVTHNARVSKIIKDSEGDFWLGTNGYGIVRIKEKKKRADNYVENKSAWQVYIDSKSNVYSWEFNKLFKSDKNGKDFTQIDSHIAQGSLIEAKDGTFWKLIRNQKNSPNIFLEHLDSDFRLIKTYDFDRVTGIPYLRFLENHQGQLVFVGFTGELIRFDPSNETFSYFDFSSKFLFGSRGALHIYEDSSKEIWVSGESGLLRITPKSEAYSFRGYKYDANETKGLPSNFITCSVDHPGDPRHFLLVGTHSSGMLKLNKDSEEFERISTKDGLPSNNVAGIIPESSNRVWLSSNLGIVVYDFKSKLSKLFNSRDGLSSDEFNMGSFLKGKNGEFVFGGIRGVSVLQPSLLNKFKSEINLKFVDLKINNKSIRPFDGSNILKEAIEYRPFVELSHDQNNIGLEFTDLNKGVNRLRYRLKGASDSWVEIGASGVVNYTMLPPGRYSFELANSSLDFGEEKAALSLDFEIKSPWYWNWLSILVYVLIASLVVYTILKNQSKQIRLKQDALFNAKEKTRLAELDELKSNFFTNVSHELKTPLTLIEGPINELNKKYPDEGLFKLIKPNVKRLRQLMYQILDVQKLEAGKVNYHIQRDDLAKYFRLHVFSFESLAESYGIRLEFQQNADEFFAFFDKDKLNKIIDNLISNAIKYNQKGGRVKIKVVYHENPQKLTVSVTDTGVGISEKDLPMIFDRFFQVQNSNLEGTGVGLSLVKELVSALKGTIDVKSKEEEGTTFLVSIPVDQETWSAYVNKEELIKGPEVETIAIQKEPSVRKSDKELLLLVEDNPDMQEYLKILFEDKYDIIQAYNGAEGIEKANAEVPDLIVCDLMMPIMDGFEFSRKIRANDVASHVPIIMLTAKSSKESRLESLEIGVDLYLTKPFDSDELNSAIRSCLENRKTLRSVYKDNAMEVKVSVETEVNVWEKEFMDSLRAFLENHHQDSSLGVRAMAESLGMSDSQLRRKLKSISSYSPNEFIRKFRLEKAEMYLKEGTKSVSEIALEVGYESLSYFSKRFQQEYGCSPSEYIEAGK